A single genomic interval of Arctopsyche grandis isolate Sample6627 chromosome 8, ASM5162203v2, whole genome shotgun sequence harbors:
- the Urm1 gene encoding ubiquitin-related modifier 1, translating to MAGKDDKNLPITVKFTGGAELLFNNVKTQKVELPPMSVWKKDLIGCSWSIKHLLSWLCDNLLTQRPEMFIQEGSVRPGILVLVNETDWELVGQLDYNLQPNDSILFMSTLHGG from the coding sequence ATGGCAGGAAAAGACGATAAAAACTTGCCCATCACCGTAAAATTCACCGGTGGAGCTGAATTACTTTTCAATAACGTCAAAACACAAAAAGTGGAACTTCCACCAATGAGCGTTTGGAAAAAAGACCTCATCGGATGCAGTTGGAGTATCAAACACTTACTATCTTGGCTATGCGATAATCTTTTAACACAAAGACCTGAAATGTTCATACAAGAAGGATCAGTACGACCAGGAATCTTAGTACTAGTCAACGAAACCGATTGGGAACTCGTTGGCCAACTCGACTACAATCTACAACCGAACGATAGCATACTATTCATGTCTACATTACATGGAGGATAA